A window from Candidatus Angelobacter sp. encodes these proteins:
- a CDS encoding PVC-type heme-binding CxxCH protein, whose product MANVPLFAERSGASLLGVVLLSIGTFSLPSLPANAAAPSPEEALKHMKVADGFEVKLVAGEPDIRQPLSISFDERGRMWVIQYLQYPAPAGLKPVSVDQYLRTKYDRVPDPPPRGPKGADRITICEDTDGDGRFDKFKDFVTGLNLASGMAIGQGGVFILQAPYLLFYPDRNHDDVPDGDPEVLLSGFGLEDAHAVANSLTWGPDGWLYGAQGSTVTAHIRGIEFQQGIWRYHPRTREFELFAEGGGNTWGLDFDEHGNVIAGTNFGEQIALHQVQGGYYIKGFSKHGPLHNPYTFGYFDHIPYRGFKGGHVTDGGIVYQGGAFPSRFNGAYIAGNLLANAVYWHVLERDGSGFKGHFGGPLLETDDVTFRPVDCETGPDGSVFIADWCDKRATHVDPLDTWDRSNGRIYKLQANGAKPVARFDLSKATSPKLVEMLSRTNEWFARTARRLLAERRDPTILPALRENIFSTKDDHLALESLWTLYVGGGFDDDLAERLMKHRSEDVRAWTIRFLGDAKNVSPDVEQHLVEVARAESSPVVRNQLACSARRLPGGDALPIIRELLNHDEDAHDPEIPLLVWWAIESKAISNRDQFVALLSQPGAWERELVRQYIIERLSRRYAAEGTDSDFETCARLLSLAPTTQDVDRVLAGMELALAGRRLEKVPGPLESWFTKTWSQGSPRLAVVRLGLRIGDKKAATLALRMISDNGFKENERAGLISALGETGAEESAPALLALIEQEKSPTIQSAALSALRHFPLSAVAERLLAMYPTLPAGSRQQVRGALCSRAAWAAQLLDAVDAGKVDAKDV is encoded by the coding sequence ATGGCGAACGTCCCTCTTTTTGCCGAACGAAGCGGTGCTTCGCTGCTGGGCGTCGTGCTACTTTCAATTGGGACCTTTTCCCTTCCGAGTTTGCCGGCAAACGCGGCCGCGCCTTCACCCGAAGAAGCGTTGAAACACATGAAGGTCGCCGACGGCTTCGAGGTGAAGCTTGTTGCCGGCGAACCGGACATTCGCCAGCCGCTCTCCATCAGCTTTGATGAACGCGGGCGGATGTGGGTGATTCAATACCTCCAATACCCGGCGCCCGCCGGCCTCAAGCCCGTGAGCGTGGATCAATACCTCCGCACCAAATACGACCGCGTGCCGGACCCACCGCCCCGTGGACCAAAGGGCGCGGACAGGATCACCATTTGCGAAGACACCGATGGGGATGGTCGTTTCGACAAGTTCAAGGACTTTGTGACCGGCTTGAATCTTGCCTCCGGCATGGCCATAGGCCAAGGCGGCGTGTTCATTCTGCAGGCGCCTTATCTTCTATTTTATCCTGATCGCAACCACGACGACGTCCCTGACGGCGATCCCGAAGTGTTGTTGAGCGGTTTCGGACTGGAGGACGCGCACGCGGTGGCGAACTCGCTGACCTGGGGGCCGGACGGCTGGCTTTACGGCGCGCAAGGCAGCACGGTGACGGCGCACATCCGCGGCATCGAATTCCAGCAAGGCATCTGGCGTTACCATCCCCGAACGCGCGAATTCGAGTTGTTTGCCGAAGGTGGTGGAAACACATGGGGTCTTGATTTCGACGAGCATGGCAACGTCATCGCCGGCACGAATTTTGGCGAGCAGATCGCTTTGCACCAGGTCCAGGGCGGCTATTACATCAAGGGCTTCAGCAAACACGGCCCCTTGCACAACCCTTATACCTTCGGGTATTTCGATCACATTCCTTACCGCGGATTCAAAGGAGGTCATGTCACCGACGGCGGGATTGTCTATCAAGGTGGCGCGTTTCCCTCGCGTTTCAACGGCGCATACATCGCGGGCAATCTGCTGGCGAACGCAGTTTATTGGCACGTGCTGGAGCGCGATGGTTCCGGATTCAAAGGGCACTTCGGTGGCCCGCTTCTCGAAACGGACGACGTGACGTTCCGACCGGTTGATTGCGAAACCGGACCGGACGGTTCCGTGTTCATAGCGGACTGGTGCGACAAGCGCGCCACACATGTCGATCCGCTCGACACTTGGGACCGAAGCAACGGCCGGATCTACAAACTGCAGGCGAACGGCGCGAAACCGGTCGCGCGGTTCGATTTATCAAAGGCAACCAGTCCGAAGTTGGTCGAAATGCTTTCCCGCACCAACGAGTGGTTTGCCAGGACGGCCCGACGGTTGCTGGCCGAGCGACGCGACCCGACCATTTTGCCGGCGCTTCGGGAGAACATTTTCAGCACGAAAGATGATCATCTGGCTCTGGAGAGTCTCTGGACACTTTACGTTGGCGGCGGATTCGATGATGACCTTGCTGAAAGGCTGATGAAACACCGGAGCGAGGACGTGCGGGCGTGGACGATTCGCTTCCTCGGAGATGCGAAAAATGTCTCGCCGGACGTCGAGCAACACCTGGTAGAGGTCGCGCGTGCGGAGTCGAGCCCCGTGGTTCGCAATCAACTGGCTTGTTCAGCCAGGCGTCTGCCGGGCGGAGACGCGCTGCCGATCATCCGCGAACTCCTGAACCATGATGAAGACGCCCATGACCCAGAGATTCCCCTGTTGGTCTGGTGGGCCATTGAAAGCAAGGCCATTTCGAATCGCGATCAGTTCGTCGCGCTGTTGTCGCAACCCGGGGCTTGGGAACGTGAACTGGTCAGACAATACATAATCGAACGATTGTCGCGCCGATACGCGGCCGAAGGCACCGACAGCGACTTTGAAACCTGCGCCCGGTTGTTGTCACTCGCGCCGACGACACAGGACGTGGACCGGGTGTTGGCTGGAATGGAATTAGCGCTGGCGGGCAGACGACTCGAGAAGGTTCCGGGTCCGCTGGAATCGTGGTTCACCAAAACGTGGAGTCAGGGCAGCCCTCGACTCGCTGTTGTTCGCCTTGGTCTGCGGATCGGCGACAAAAAGGCTGCGACTTTGGCGTTGCGCATGATCTCCGACAATGGTTTCAAAGAAAACGAACGGGCAGGTCTGATCAGCGCGCTGGGCGAGACCGGCGCCGAAGAAAGCGCGCCGGCGTTGCTTGCTCTGATCGAGCAGGAGAAGTCGCCAACGATCCAGAGCGCCGCGCTTTCAG